A part of Leishmania panamensis strain MHOM/PA/94/PSC-1 chromosome 34 sequence genomic DNA contains:
- the GCS1 gene encoding generative cell specific 1 protein, putative (TriTrypDB/GeneDB-style sysID: LpmP.34.0420) codes for MYIVTPHSMVTKNAMLHHRVHSAQDGKSGVLPSSRLTSLATVCGCLALALALVALMPASKGGLVVMTLWACGMAHETVRTYLAAPPRCSLCRSPPLRRHAVVHGTVYVALLWVFLLVWLAQPARAAFASSSLISYCSDSGDEKINCKKKMVVTVTVEGGQLPDEESLLFLNSATDMTIKNGTAVQFSPIRITTSRSAVRYRYPLFYVQNYNTKPYEATVKGSLLNQCNADFDTNTATCGIAHDAAGKPILYSQGFCCDCSMCQTLGLCLPDARANAGCNIFDRYTTASCLRFTKRWYSGYTIGGYVTWYTVNLTLSRNVSVSGGAGSAEKVVTQKVVMHLSPSSNGETAGEEWDVMARVLGNYAPIVQPLDLTSRMLFAPAIPPNDERVQAGAAEWMLLPTNLVTLDGRECDKVGVSYEAFASQGNKCNLRPGSCLNSQLEDYRTTDLERIASGNKGQYMATSFGDFHLERDAVASPYISYRATSPAATMLSITISADDLEYTVGLASGKIVSAELNKPVLEASTKDGVMTVVVRNAASVTGRVVVGTSSCSDGVFPITAQTLSLAAQQQSTVAFNVYMQDSYASENASCMVVLRNAQEVITDLRTVSWKVSSTSFHNGTQGGSANPDGGTTEASSAASCSKCRTLDVACAVQRRCWQLTLLYLFVYLLLTAAVMCAIWLRHIFCCCFYFLNRQHRRHHPSGSSGVEPKDEASRLRSCSKGHDRSGAASSFRRTDRDNSDSVDAPPRTATPASPIPPPGPAMMYIPTSMYYAASPTGSFALPQHLPSPPSVLQPPTPMPPLGWCPYNNEGTAIPEEDLRAAQAFPPYSPSGSFVSVAPSVCSASRHGEEWGVRDNVESISPLTPSRSTQEGSPQNEGDNTPRAFRRSWASTLRQSPLPEVHAPYL; via the coding sequence ATGTACATCGTGACACCCCACTCGATGGTGACTAAGAACGCGATGTTGCATCATCGAGTTCACAGCGCGCAAGACGGTAAGAGCGGcgtgctgccgtcgtcacGTCTCACGTCTCTGGCCACCGTGTGCGGATGCCTCGCGCTAGCATTGGCTCTGGTCGCGTTGATGCCGGCGAGCAAGGGTGGACTTGTGGTGATGACCCTGTGGGCGTGTGGTATGGCGCACGAAACCGTGCGCACGTACttggcagcaccgccgcgctgttcactgtgccgctctcctccactgcgccgccacgctgTCGTGCATGGGACGGTCTATGTCGCTCTGCTGTGGGTGTTCCTCCTCGTCTGGCTTGCCCAACCCGCGCgtgccgccttcgcctcatCCTCGCTGATCTCGTACTGCTCGGACTCAGGAGATGAGAAAATCAACTGCAAGAAGAAGATGGTCGTGACGGTGACGGTTGAGGGAGGGCAGTTGCCGGATGAGGAGTCCCTACTTTTTCTCAACTCGGCAACGGATATGACGATCAAGAACGGCACAGCCGTTCAGTTCTCGCCGATACGCATCACAACCAGCCGTAGCGCCGTGCGCTACCGCTACCCGCTTTTCTACGTGCAGAACTACAACACGAAGCCCTACGAGGCGACGGTAAAGGGGAGTCTGCTGAATCAGTGCAACGCGGACTTCGACACAAACACCGCGACGTGCGGGATAGCCCACGACGCCGCGGGAAAGCCTATTCTGTACTCGCAGGGTTTCTGCTGTGACTGCAGCATGTGCCAGACGCTTGGCTTGTGCCTCCCCGACGCGCGCGCGAACGCGGGGTGCAACATCTTTGACAGGTACACGACCGCCTCATGCCTGCGCTTTACAAAGCGGTGGTACAGCGGGTACACGATTGGCGGCTACGTGACGTGGTACACAGTGAACTTGACTTTGTCTCGCAACGTTTCTGTaagcggcggcgcgggcTCGGCTGAGAAGGTTGTGACACAGAAGGTTGTGATGCATCTCTCGCCGTCAAGCAATGGCGAGACGGCTGGTGAAGAATGGGACGTGATGGCTCGCGTCTTGGGCAACTATGCCCCCATCGTCCAACCCCTCGATCTTACGTCGCGCATGCTCTTTGCCCCAGCTATCCCGCCCAACGACGAGCGAGTGCAGGCCGGGGCAGCGGAGTGGATGCTGTTGCCAACCAATCTCGTCACTCTCGACGGGCGCGAGTGCGACAAGGTCGGCGTGTCCTACGAGGCCTTCGCCTCGCAAGGCAACAAATGCAATCTGCGACCCGGCAGCTGTCTCAACTCCCAGCTGGAGGACTACCGCACCACCGATCTAgagcgcatcgcctccgGAAACAAGGGGCAGTACATGGCCACCAGCTTTGGCGACTTCCACCTGGAGCGTGACGCTGTTGCGTCGCCGTACATCTCCTACCGTGCCACCTCCCCCGCGGCGACGATGCTGAGCATCACCATCAGCGCTGACGACCTCGAGTACACTGTCGGGCTCGCCAGCGGCAAGATTGTCTCTGCTGAGCTCAACAAGCCCGTACTCGAGGCGAGCACAAAAGATGGCGTCAtgacagtggtggtgcggaACGCAGCATCGGTGACTGGGCGTGTCGTCGTTGGCACATCGAGCTGCTCAGACGGTGTCTTTCCGATAACGGCACAGACGCTCTCccttgccgcgcagcagcagtccacCGTAGCCTTCAATGTTTACATGCAAGACTCCTACGCCTCCGAGAACGCCAGCTGcatggtggtgctgcggaaTGCGCAGGAGGTCATTACGGACCTTCGCACAGTGTCCTGGAAGGTGTCCTCGACGAGCTTCCACAACGGCACCCAGGGCGGCTCGGCGAACCCCGACGGCGGCACAACAGAGGCGTCCTCGGCTGCGTCGTGCTCGAAGTGCCGCACGCTTGATGTTGCgtgtgcagtgcagcgacggtgctggcagcTCACTCTGCTGTACCTTTTTGTGTACCTGCTGCTCACCGCCGCGGTGATGTGCGCGATTTGGCTCCGGCAcatcttctgctgctgtttttaCTTCCTGAACCGGCAAcatcgtcgccaccaccccagcggcagcagcggagtgGAGCCGAAGGATGAGGCGAGCCGATTGAGAAGCTGCTCGAAGGGGCACGACCGGAGTGGCGCCGCTAGCTCGTTTCGCCGGACTGACCGCgacaacagcgacagcgtcgacgcaccgccgcggacCGCGACACCAGCCAGTCCTATACCACCTCCAGGACCGGCCATGATGTACATTCCGACCTCGATGTACTACGCGGCGTCGCCAACGGGATCCTTTGCGCTTCCTCAGCACCTTCCGTCGCCACCATCGGTGTTGCAACCGCCCACACCAATGCCGCCACTGGGGTGGTGCCCGTACAACAACGAGGGGACCGCCATTCCAGAGGAGGACCTGCGTGCGGCGCAGGCCTTCCCGCCATACTCccccagcggcagcttcgTCTCCGTGGCGCCGTCGGTCTGTTCAGCCAGTCGGCATGGTGAAGAATGGGGGGTGCGCGACAACGTGGAATCCATCTCCCCGCTTACCCCTTCGCGCTCCACACAAGAAGGCTCGCCGCAGAATGAAGGCGACAACACCCCCCGCGCGTTTCGGCGCAGCTGGGCATCGACACTGCGGCAGTCGCCACTTCCTGAGGTGCACGCACCGTACCTGTAG
- a CDS encoding proteophosphoglycan ppg3, putative (TriTrypDB/GeneDB-style sysID: LpmP.34.0460~partially sequenced multicopy gene) produces the protein MSSRSSRHTRQHSVLVAALLCVTLSMLASVGAHSASDGPHLNACASRVPYYTAVQQEHTRLFLDAMKVSIPALASVWTCNNFCAHEGVECTKAGLKLRLDSGALSGSLPEIPESIDGPSVVLTEFTFFGHGDNLKGTLPASWYQLTSLSSFVLTSSGIAGTLPEMWGTPVESRAEKGYGAISRMAKGRSAQQKSSLRIFRAAGSNISGPLPASWSQYTTLEEIHLQDNPIEGTLPASWSSLINLRILNLTNTNVTGTLPESWGAMQSLQVFHAKNNKLYGTLPASWGSLSALNDLQLIGNLFTGIISQEWGQMNALRRISLQLSQCTCVPESWITKKVDVTLYSTDDKAMCEITSVCPSSSSSAPSSSSSALECDGPIPFYSESQQVNTRSFLEAFKDTIEDLQPLWTCMNFCVWPYVLCTPAGVAVEITGTEFFGHVPEVSPDVDTAEVVVTKLDFSHSMWVEGDYPASWASLHSLEHVSFAYTAMSGTLPSEWGDMDALRYLDLSFTWTNGMFPQSWSHLAKLEVLNLMHLTLPDHPPDSWSHMTALRELNLASTRASGTLPASWSSLKNLEILSLSNNNMVGSLPEQWGSLKQLATLMLHKNYLGGSIPEIYNDMTALTRASLEDNRFCGCLPSVWSAQQGVSMTITAQKEVLASDCATT, from the coding sequence ATGTCTTCTCGTTCGAGccggcacacgcgccagCACTCCGTcctcgtggcggcgctgctgtgcgttACGCTTTCGATGCTCGCCAGCGTGGGTGCGCACTCTGCGTCCGATGGGCCGCACCTCAACGCATGCGCCAGCCGCGTTCCGTACTACACAGCCGTTCAGCAGGAACACACTCGCCTGTTTCTCGACGCCATGAAGGTGAGCATCCCAGCCTTGGCCTCCGTGTGGACTTGCAACAACTTCTGCGCGCATGAGGGAGTAGAGTGCACAAAGGCCGGCTTGAAGCTCCGTCTCGACTCCGGAGCCCTCAGCGGCAGCCTCCCCGAAATCCCCGAGAGCATTGACGGCCCATCTGTTGTGCTAACGGAGTTCACCTTTTTCGGCCACGGTGACAACTTGAAGGGTACGCTTCCTGCCAGCTGGTATCAACTtacctcgctctcttcgtttGTGCTAACCTCCAGCGGCATCGCGGGGACGCTGCCAGAGATGTGGGGCACTCCAGTCGAAAGCCGCGCGGAAAAAGGCTATGGTGCGATCAGCCGCATGGCAAAGGGACGATCCGCCCAGCAAAAAAGCTCTCTGCGTATCTTTCGCGCGGCAGGCAGCAACATCAGTGGTCCGCTGCCCGCCAGCTGGTCTCAGTACACCACCTTGGAAGAGATCCATCTTCAAGACAACCCTATCGAAGGCACTCTGCCCGCGTCATGGAGCAGCTTGATAAACCTTCGCATTCTCAATCTCACCAACACCAACGTCACGGGAACCCTACCGGAATCCTGGGGTGCCATGCAGTCACTTCAGGTATTTCATGCCAAGAACAACAAACTTTACGGAACTCTCCCAGCATCCTGGGGAAGTCTGTCGGCATTAAATGACCTGCAATTGATAGGTAACCTATTCACTGGCATTATATCACAAGAATGGGGTCAGATGAACGCACTCCGACGCATCTCTCTCCAACTCAGCCAATGTACATGCGTGCCGGAAAGCTGGATCACCAAAAAGGTCGATGTTACGCTGTATTCCACCGATGACAAGGCCATGTGTGAAATCACCTCTGTCTGCCCTTCAAGCAGCAGTTCGGCgccgtccagcagcagctctgcactGGAGTGTGACGGCCCTATCCCGTTTTACAGCGAAAGCCAACAAGTGAACACGCGCAGTTTTCTCGAGGCGTTCAAAGATACAATCGAGGACCTTCAACCTCTGTGGACGTGTATGAACTTCTGCGTATGGCCCTATGTGCTCTGCACCCCTGCCGGCGTGGCTGTGGAAATTACTGGGACTGAGTTCTTCGGTCATGTTCCTGAGGTTTCTCCAGATGTTGACACGGCTGAAGTGGTTGTGACGAAGCTCGATTTCAGTCACAGTATGTGGGTCGAGGGCGACTACCCTGCCAGCTGGGCCTCGCTACACTCCCTTGAGCACGTGTCCTTCGCGTACACTGCGATGTCGGGAACGCTGCCTTCGGAATGGGGTGACATGGACGCGCTGAGGTACCTCGATTTGAGCTTCACGTGGACTAACGGAATGTTCCCTCAGAGTTGGAGCCACCTAGCGAAACTCGAGGTGCTCAACTTAATGCACCTCACACTTCCAGACCACCCGCCGGACTCGTGGAGTCACATGACAGCTCTTCGCGAGCTCAATCTTGCCAGTACCAGAGCGTCAGGTACACTACCGGCCTCATGGAGCAGTCTGAAGAACCTAGAGATTCTCTCACTCTCCAACAACAACATGGTCGGCAGTCTCCCAGAGCAGTGGGGATCACTAAAGCAGCTAGCAACACTGATGCTCCACAAAAACTACCTTGGCGGTTCAATCCCCGAAATATACAACGATATGACAGCCCTCACGCGTGCCAGCCTGGAGGACAACCGATTCTGTGGCTGCTTGCCGAGCGTCTGGTCAGCACAACAAGGTGTGTCCATGACCATCACTGCACAAAAAGAGGTACTCGCTTCTGACTGCGCCACCACC
- a CDS encoding protein kinase, putative (TriTrypDB/GeneDB-style sysID: LpmP.34.0450) — protein sequence MQLVRQAMSWNATSFFTGSFDLEDEVKVLGDYTVGHRLGEGAYGSVYLVKYLPSGDRYALKILQKQDLFSTSGIYPIAYYHSYGGASPREGDGAESCPLGGVPVSMASALANTLEQQIISEAMVMQALEHPHVVKFYKFLNSTTAFYFMMELAEGGKLLDLILFKNYFSEDEARMYFQQLISAIDYCHRNGVAHKDLKAENLLLSNDGRLLVCDFGFSLKVAKENIDDPEKTIVTGDNAALLDSTGNGCVFGTLHYTSPEAVMASSQQRKLTFVRDSMAVPAETSGIPEDQSEGLAHCPLAPTVAASSSSSVSSSSLSHSVSFAQGWRRRAAGLTTSKRWKIHGKFSVKGSGTNLDASHRITPTGEAEAVQRLPAEEGRVRPSPSLRRTGSAQSLAGDTNGARHKGVSPTSGLNRFGEGLSMFVKFLMGSSVNSSGGRQAHDSHARSSHAKSPKAKQRATAVLSSAEATAKLKRSSSTASFPDSREMEGGTSEAHQPLRHLSADASSQERVLMLSSDVSSSVSPTTSPFATSLSSELVDMAAARIAAYPSATATAKPSMPLPSISSPTTSKPAVTSPAPRHPDTEDIVAVSDVNANDLYSPDTAFRRDAVSAQRLALPAPQMTASVLDAPRSRSAFPQFSHHCHQTHDHKHHQRRRQQRSDTSSWVFSASTPNKLQPIIVDPFQQDLWSAGVILFFMLTGRLPFDGRDDEETLHLIQVTEFAFDEEEVKRISPAARRLVMQMLAQEPTDRPTIEQIIVNQWFRRDLQLEKDFPHRKDLIEALRGATPDSVQQHPLPQKSAKGAGLAADGYGGQSGAGCGSDGSACASTSRDVPNSFGSNVANARAESPLFHSSHRDMRIPATQVPSCNISFCAGSSARPGSAPGLGPSSGPQRDTPTFATCDFLDFSTHHPVTPEEERVLETAFRKVDSDGYGCITRDQVRDMLTTLHGDFVPTEDVDELVRLFTGDASAASITFEQFRDAWVSKDLAHIPFTHSSEFQLVNIIGTEMDAVEQGVIRELRTAFNSLDENHRGVIQLHQVQRVFEKHHIPVHKEECLSFIKYFHETELTRCPKRAFFYSQRWGATPTTMSLSPPSGVSLPLGFAKARSLPFTTGITWGRSSTTTPQGATSSTLPSTNDASDPVTGTTIPTTRGTVCSGSQTSLPPPDSPMSPSSIAVSFDSFVRGIVKSDILLKHPLGRKLAAATNLAALFQSRNVTECIQHGFLVTGLQGVILEKLTSVPERLLLLYSGEIISNTENIYSFRYLGSSVLTTGATMRTTTSPLMSLSVATTASSTEPATPSVSRCCPVSSDASNGAAGSTVATSSPGSLPHNPVVSSSDRSTVCALSACTQPPLASLHNLSRANSLGSATDFLSPEQVSCNTLTGRSVLVLQSQQSTTVPVLRSSNRASATVNAAAHPATTLSAVARGMNRSRSLALPCRSSLLQPLPVSHRTGCNGDDTHSTVSCSHNSSPIVNAAIDDSHSNSSRGALSFGLGEELEGLTSTPAAGGRRRAKDDVKPPNPASRGPKNNSLITTAGKAGVCQRRQHDTTDPAALGEAEKRKERSKVSAARGPAKGARPLRHSSARTGASLSSRFAAAARLTPPPWLTSTQSTGVEVSSSLPYNANVSSSAKVFPQTQVAPSLLAAHSVAAMNDVCDMDVILSPASMGYTMVQFRLIRGKTSDFHEAVTFISNVLEREREQAMQDTMTCGESELM from the coding sequence ATGCAACTGGTTAGGCAAGCGATGAGCTGGAACGCGACCTCCTTCTTCACCGGGTCCTTTGACCTAGAGGACGAGGTGAAGGTGTTGGGTGACTACACCGTTGGTCATCGCCTCGGCGAAGGCGCGTATGGCTCTGTCTACCTCGTCAAGTACCTCCCATCGGGTGACCGCTATGCACTGAAGATTTTGCAGAAGCAAGATCTCTTCAGTACCTCTGGTATATACCCCATCGCTTACTACCACTCATACGGCGGTGCATCACCGCGGGAAGGTGACGGTGCAGAGTCGTGCCCGCTTGGCGGGGTTCCTGTCTCCATGGCATCCGCCTTGGCCAATACCCTTGAGCAGCAGATCATCTCCGAGGCAATGGTGATGCAGGCCCTCGAGCACCCTCACGTGGTGAAGTTCTACAAGTTCCTGAATTCCACGACGGCCTTTTACTTCATGATGGAACTGGCGGAAGGCGGGAAGCTGCTTGACCTGATTCTCTTCAAGAACTACTTTTCTGAGGACGAGGCGCGCATGTACTTCCAGCAGCTGATCTCCGCCATTGACTACTGCCACCGCAACGGGGTCGCCCACAAGGACTTGAAGGCAGAGAATTTGCTGCTGAGCAATGACGGCCGTCTCCTGGTCTGCGACTTTGGCTTCTCCTTGAAGGTTGCGAAGGAGAACATCGACGACCCGGAGAAGACAATCGTCACAGGCGACaacgctgcgctgcttgacTCCACTGGGaatgggtgtgtgtttgggACACTGCACTACACCAGTccggaggcggtgatggcgtcctcgcagcagcggaagctCACCTTCGTGCGTGACAGCATGGCAGTGCCGGCAGAGACATCGGGAATCCCGGAGGACCAATCGGAGGGTCTCGCTCACTGCCCTCTTGCCCCTACCGTGGCAGCCTCGTCCAGTTCCAGTGTTTCGTCATCCTCGTTGTCGCACAGCGTCTCGTTCGCGCAAGGATGGCGACGGAGGGCAGCAGGGTTGACCACCTCAAAGCGCTGGAAGATACACGGCAAATTCAGCGTCAAGGGTAGCGGCACCAACCTTGACGCGTCCCACCGCATCACTCCGACCGGCGAGGCCGAAGCAGTACAGAGGCTgccggcggaggagggaagggtaCGGCCCAGTCCTTCTCTGCGGCGCACAGGCAGCGCCCAGAGTCTCGCCGGCGACACCAACGGCGCCAGGCACAAGGGAGTGTCGCCCACCAGCGGGCTTAACAGGTTCGGGGAGGGGCTTAGCATGTTCGTAAAATTTCTcatgggcagcagcgtcaacTCCAGTGGCGGCCGCCAAGCCCACGACTCGcatgcgcgcagcagccacgctAAGTCACCGAAAGCGAagcagagagcgacagcCGTGCTATCAAGCGCTGAGGCCACGGCCAAGCTGAAACGCTCAAGCAGCACTGCTAGCTTCCCTGACAGCAGAGAAATGGAAGGAGGCACATCTGAGGCACATCAACCGCTGCGGCATCTCTCCGCCGACGCTTCCTCTCAAGAACGTGTGCTGATGCTATCCTCCGATGTATCGTCGTCCGTGTCTCCCACCACCTCGCCCTTTGCGACCTCGTTGAGCTCCGAGTTGGTGGacatggcagcagcgcgtatCGCAGCTTACCCGAGCGCTACCGCCACCGCAAAGCCCAGTATGCCCTTGCCATCCATCAGCAGCCCAACTACCTCGAAACCTGCCGTCACATCTCCAGCACCCCGCCATCCGGACACGGAGGATATTGTTGCCGTTTCCGACGTCAACGCGAATGACCTTTACTCTCCCGACACGGCATTCCGCAGGGATGCAGTCAGTGCGCAGCGCTTGGCTCTGCCGGCACCACAGATGACTGCTTCGGTGCTGGATGCGCCGAGGTCGCGCAGCGCGTTTCCGCAGTTctcccaccactgccaccagaCTCATGACCACAAGCatcaccagcgccgtcggcagcagcgatctGACACCAGTAGCTGGGTTTTTAGTGCGTCGACGCCCAATAAGTTGCAACCCATCATTGTGGACCCCTTCCAGCAAGACTTGTGGAGTGCCGGCGTCATTCTTTTCTTCATGCTGACTGGTCGGCTGCCCTTTGACGGCCGAGATGatgaggagacgctgcactTGATTCAAGTGACCGAGTTTGCCtttgacgaggaggaggtaaaGCGCATCTCGCCGGCCGCGCGGAGGCTGGTGATGCAGATGTTGGCACAAGAACCAACGGACCGGCCCACCATCGAGCAGATCATCGTAAACCAGTGGTTTAGGCGGGACTTGCAACTCGAGAAGGACTTCCCGCACCGAAAGGACCTGATAGAGGCGCTGCGAGGCGCAACACCGGActcggtgcagcagcaccctctccctcaaaAGTCTGCCAAAGGTGCGGGGCTCGCGGCCGACGGGTACGGCGGACAGagcggcgccggctgcgGAAGCGACGGAAGTGCCTGCGCGAGCACCAGCCGTGACGTGCCGAACTCTTTTGGCAGCAACGTGGCCAACGCCCGCGCAGAGTCGCCTCTATTTCACTCCTCCCACCGTGACATGCGCATACCTGCTACGCAGGTACCGTCGTGCAACATCTCATTCTGCGCGGGGTCATCTGCGCGCCCGGGCAGCGCGCCCGGCCTCGGCCCCAGCTCTGGCCCGCAGCGCGACACCCCCACGTTCGCCACCTGCGACTTCTTGGACTTCTCCACACATCACCCCGTTACcccagaggaggagcgggtACTCGAGACGGCATTTCGAAAGGTGGACTCCGACGGCTATGGCTGCATCACACGAGACCAGGTGCGCGACATGCTAACCACCCTCCACGGCGATTTCGTCCCAACCGAGGACGTCGACGAACTTGTGCGTCTCTTCACCGGAGACGCGAGTGCTGCCAGCATCACCTTCGAGCAATTCCGCGACGCGTGGGTGAGCAAAGACCTGGCTCACATCCCCTTCACTCATAGCAGCGAGTTTCAGCTGGTCAACATCATCGGAACGGAGATGGATGCGGTTGAGCAGGGGGTGATTCGGGAGCTGCGGACAGCGTTCAACAGTCTTGACGAAAACCACCGCGGCGTCATTCAGCTCCATCAGGTGCAGCGCGTCTTTGAAAAGCACCACATACCCGTGCACAAAGAGGAGTGTCTCTCCTTCATCAAGTATTTCCACGAGACAGAACTGACTCGCTGCCCCAAGCGGGCTTTTTTTTACTCGCAGCGGTGGGGAGCAACGCCGACCACGATGAGcctctcgcccccctctgGGGTATCATTACCTCTGGGGTTTGCAAAAGCGCGTTCGCTGCCGTTCACGACAGGGATCACTTGGGGCCGGAGCTCAACAACGACGCCGCAAGGCGCCACCTCATCTACACTGCCATCCACGAACGACGCCTCTGACCCTGTCACAGGAACGACGATCCCTACCACTCGTGGCACAGTCTGCAGCGGCTCGCAGAcctcgttgccgccgcctgaCTCCCCCATGTCACCGTCCTCCATCGCCGTCTCCTTCGACTCCTTCGTGCGCGGCATCGTGAAAAGCGACATTCTGCTGAAGCACCCTCTTGGTCGCAAGCTGGCTGCTGCCACGAACCTCGCCGCACTGTTTCAATCACGCAACGTAACCGAGTGCATTCAGCACGGCTTTCTCGTCACTGGTCTGCAGGGCGTCATATTGGAGAAGCTGACGAGTGTGCCggagcgactgctgctgttgtacTCAGGCGAGATAATCTCCAACACCGAGAACATCTACTCGTTTCGGTATCTCGGCTCCTCGGTGCTGACAACGGGAGCCACGATGCGcacgacgacgtcgccgtTGATGTCCTTGTCAGTGGCAACCACGGCATCAAGCACAGAACCAGCGACGCCTTCGGTGTCGCGATGCTGCCCCGTCAGCTCAGACGCTAgcaacggcgcagcaggcagcACAGTAGCGACGAGCAGCCCAGGTTCCCTCCCCCATAACCCTGTTGTTTCCTCCTCGGATCGAAGCAccgtgtgtgcgctctcTGCATgcacgcagccgccgctTGCCAGCCTCCACAACCTCTCGCGGGCAAACTCTCTCGGTTCTGCCACAGACTTCCTCAGCCCAGAGCAGGTGAGCTGCAATACGCTCACAGGCCGCAGCGTCTTGGTCTTACAGTCGCAACAAAGCACCACCGTGCCGGTTCTTCGTTCGTCAAACCGCGCCAGCGCTACTGTCAACGCCGCTGCACACCCGGCGACGACACTGAGCGCTGTCGCCAGGGGAATGAATCGGAGTCGCTCCCTCGCCCTTCCCTGCCGCTCGAGCTTGCTGCAGCCCTTGCCGGTGTCGCACCGCACGGGCTGTAACGGTGACGACACGCACAGTACCGTTTCTTGCTCGCACAACAGCTCCCCCATTGTGAACGCCGCCATCGACGACAGTCATagcaacagcagccgtggtgctctctcctttggGTTGGGTGAGGAACTCGAGGGTCTGACATCCACACCGGCGGCTGGCGGGCGGCGGAGGGCCAAGGACGATGTCAAGCCGCCTAACCCAGCCTCTAGGGGCCCCAAGAACAACAGTTTAatcaccaccgctggcaaGGCTGGGGTGTGTCAGCGAAGGCAGCATGACACTACCGACCCTGCCGCCCTCGGCGAAGCggagaagcgaaaggaaAGGTCGAAGGTGTCGGCAGCGCGGGGACCGGCAAAGGGCGcccggccgctgcggcactccTCGGCTCGCACCGGTGCGTCCTTGTCGTCTCGattcgcagcagccgctcgtcttacaccaccgccgtggcTTACTTCGACGCAAAGCACGGGCGTCGAGGTGTCATCAAGCCTTCCGTACAACGCCAATGTGAGTTCCTCGGCGAAGGTGTTTCCACAAACTCAGGTGGCCCCGTCCCTCCTGGCCGCTCActcggtggcggcgatgaaTGACGTGTGTGACATGGATGTTATTCTGTCACCTGCCAGCATGGGTTACACAATGGTGCAGTTCCGCCTCATTCGTGGCAAGACAAGTGACTTCCATGAGGCTGTAACATTTATTTCGAATGTGCTCGAGAGGGAGCGGGAGCAGGCGATGCAAGACACCATGACGTGCGGGGAGAGTGAGCTCATGTGA